The nucleotide window TATATTTTCTATGTTATACACACTTATTTCTATCACATATTTTTGTTCAAATAAAACATGTTAAATACCCATTTTAGGCTTTGTTGCCTGCTAACCATACATTAAACTATATGTAACTTAATAATAACCAAAAATTATGTATAACTTATagtgttatgaaaaaaaaaaataaaaaaaaatagaagttGTCCATGCCATCAGACAGCAACATCatcaataactttttttttattgcCTTAACCACATGATGATGTagtaatttatattaattaactATATATTAATTTGCAACATTTTGTTGCATTGTTGGTTGTAATTTTGGCATAAATAGTTGTATCCTACTTGTTATGTTTAATTTTCAAATGTTGGTGTTTCAAAGTTTTATTATTGGTTTTCTTATTTAATGAAAATTGATACACACATGAATATATGTGCCTATGTATATGTGTAGTTAATTAGGTTATAAGAATGAATTTGTCATATTAATTTTCAACATTTTGTTGCATTGTTGGTTGTAGTTTTGGCATAAATAGTTGTATCCtactcagggccggccctgagaattcatgtaccatgttcgagcttgaaaaacgTGCCCTTAATGAAGGCCTGTTCCTGTGCGACGTGTCATTACCCAGTCCCGGATGATAGAGTTTCCGCCCagaattgtttttttattagtttttagaaaaaaattgggtattgggcttaTTAACCTAATGGGCTAAATAGTTTAAACCATATGATTTtttaagtgggcctatgttaatatttttttggttataccctattaattttttttacatatataatatcgattttttttaaattacgtgCCCTACGAAATCACGGGCCCTGTTCGGCTGTCCTCCCCGCCCTCCTTCAGGGCCGGCTCTGATCCTACTTGTATACTTTTAATTTGTAACATTGTTAGGCATTAAAATTTGTATTTTTAGCTTATAAAGTTGGACATTGCTTtatgataaaaccatatattatagtatttatttatatactattaattggTAACATTGTTAGgtagggatgagcacggtacccgttcggtaccggtactgaaaaaCGAGAAAAATGGGTACGGTACCGAATACACCAACTGTAACATGGAGCTCATGTATAatgtttaggggctgtttggtaacttttgaatggttaagtgctgaatcagtaagaggtctgaactattaaatgCTTAAGCAATatgaggtctgaactattaagagactagggttactctcggagtactccatttggtccagtgggtgccccgagagtgctcgggattgattttgttggctgttaaaaaaaaacaaatataggTACAATGGCTTGCACCTGATGAGATAAGTGCCGGTGTATGTGATGAAATGACGTATGAAGAAATAAAAAAGAACATGCCGGAATACAAGTAATTTTTATCCCCAAATCTACAAATTTTATACTTGCTGTCTTTTTTAATTTACGAAAACACCATTAAATCATGTTAGGCTCTTAGCATTACATCTATTTTGGTGTATAGTCTATAGCATTACATCTAATTTACGTAAACACCATTAAGTCATGTGCTATTTTCTATAAGTGAAGAATTTTTACTTGAATTATTGAAGGTCGCGAAAGAAGAATAAATTAAGGTATCAGTATCCCCTTGGAGTGTCTTATCCGGATATGAAACAAAGGTTTGCATTTCTTACCCAACTAGCTACTTTTTCTACATGTTCCCTTTAAATGGGTCAATTTGGGTTGTGGTATCTCACTATAATCCAAAAAATATCTAAACTCCTGTTAAATCGTTTTATATAAATACTTTGGTCGATTGGCATTTTGATCGTCTCAATCCCATCCGTTATGCCACATCCAAACCACCTTTATCAATATATGACTTCTTTTCTAATACATATAATTGGATGTTTAAATCCTCAATCTGTTGCAGGTTGAAACTCGTGATTGAACGGCAGCGGGCTCCTGCTATAGTAGTATCTCACGAGGTTAACCTTCATACTTCATTATAACTCATTTTTTAGAAGTCAATAACCTTAAGTTAGTAACATCTGATTTTTGCTTTTGAAAAGGCCGTTTTGAGAGCATTATATGCATATTTTGCTGATAGACCATTGAAAGAAAGTCCCCCACATAGAGGTAACACCACCTACGCTTGCACACATTCTCAAAGTGGCAATTTCGACCCGTTTATGCCAAACAGGTCACATATTATTATTCTTGGGTCAACCTAACGTGACTGGGCTTGCACATCATGTCACCTCAAGGCATACTGATTATAATGTTGTGGTTTCAGATTCCATTGCATACGATAACAGAGATACAAATGGGAGCCACAGGAGTAGAAGAGAAAAGATACAAACTCATGGATTGAGACACATTTGCGCACCAAGGTGACATTATTTGCTTGTACCTTTCTAACACTACTCGCGATATACATTTATTCAACATCTAATTCCCCCAAAATCAAATCAAGCAATACACGAAACATTGGATACTAAACATTGTAATCGAATAATCGTCATTAATGAAAAGTATATTGAATACATAGATGGTCTCTGTGGTATGGTTacaagtttgatctatttttctTTAGAGATGTTACATATACAATTTTCACTCTCAATCCAtttaaaaacaagttaaaaatatgtcAATTCATAAAAAACACGTTtgattatttaaactaaataaatttaaaaaatatgttataATCATGTGACGTGATTGTTTCAGTATTTTTTACTGTATTTATCTTTGAGTGATACTTAAAAACAATAGCTAATAGTTGAAAGATGCCAATGTGGGGCTAGCCTACTTGATAGAGACACGTGCCTTTTAGACGAGATGCCAATGTGGGGCTAATATAATTGGTGTAAAGTAAAAGATATGTTTTTGTTGAATAATATAAATTTGCTCTCATTTTTTACATTATAATATGTATAGGCGAACTTTTTTCTAGGCAGAAAAGTGTTCGAGTTCGCCAAAGTTTATTTGACCTTACAAATGAATTTACATTGATTGATACAGCTGAAGAGACAAGAAGAGACATATCTGTTGCTTAACCATAAGGCATGAAGCATATTTTGGGCCTCCTCCAGTTAACCTAGCTTGTGTCTTTCTGTTTGCTTATTCGTTGTTAACAATCACTTTTTCAAGTCATTTATTGGATGGTTGACGCTAATCAAGAGTTCGTTTGATGTTTCTGAATTGTTCTTGTAACGCAAAGAAATTACCAACGACGAAGTTAAAAAGTTTGTTAGATATCATACGTTATATTGCGTGTTGGAGATGTTTCTGCTTTCGTAGCTCGCGCAGCAACGCGCGCGCGTCGAATATCTAGTTGGTTATATATTTTACTAACATAAAATAGCATGTTCTACACTTAGTCTAATAGGTTTCACATAAAAAAGAGGTCTTTAGGTATGCAGATTATGAACCACATTTCAAACACTTACCCACCGAGCAAGATTGGGAAAATGTGGAGAAAGTTTGTGAAGTTCTTCAGGTTTTTAAGGTGTGCACAAATGTCATTTCAGGTAGTGATTATCCAACTGAATTTGTATCTTATAGAAGTGTATAAGGTCAAAGAAACATTGGATAAGGGTGTATTATCTGAAAGTAGTTTTATTCGAGATATGACCAATAAAATGAAGGAAAAGTTTGATAAGTACTAGGGAGAGTGCCACTTGTTGATGGCCATAGCCGGAGTGCTAGATCCAAGATAAAAAATGTGGGTAGTAAAAATGTGTTATAAGAAAATATACTCACCAGATGAAGCTTCAAAAAATATTGAAGATGTGTCAAAGGCACTTGAACTTATGTATGAAGAGTAGTTGGAGAATCATGATGCCTTAATGAAGGAAAATGCAAGCAATAAAAGTGGATCTTCTAGAGGAAACAATAGTTCAAAAGCTAATGAAGAATCAATTGGATCGGGATGGGATGCATTTGATGAATATCTTAAAGATGAAGATTTTGATAGACTAGTTAAATCTGAACTAGAAATGTATTTGGAAGAAGGTGTACTTCAAGGCCATGGAGGATCGAATTTCAATatcttagaatggtggaacactcaCAAGCTCAAGTATCGCGTTTTATCAAAGATGACAATGGATATACTCGTAGTTCCAATTTCTACGGTTGCATCTGAATTGACTTGCTGGTGGAAGGGTTATTGATTCATATCGATCTACATTGGCGCCTAACACTGTAGAAATGCTTATTTGTGGAGGGGACTGGATTAGACAACTTTATGGAGTAAAGAAGAAGATCAAGGTACATTTTTAAAACCTGAAATATTATTAGATTTATCATttcattgttttcaaatgttAGAGTTTTTTTTAGAAGGAGGAGGCACCGTTTGAGGTTTTACTACCTAATCGGAAACAAAACTAAAGTGAAGGTACACATCTATGAGATCGTTTGCATCACTTTGATCATCTTGATTTTCAATGTTTACATTATTTCTGTGTAAGTTTGTACATAATTCTTTTTGAATGCTTACATTATCTTCTACCAAGTTCTAGcatcattttatttattttttaccaGCTTGTTTCTTGTTATTAACAAGTCCTTATTTGATGTTTCAGGTAACATTATAAAAGCCGTAAACTTTTGGGGATATTTGAAAAGACAAGAAGTTTTGTTTATTAACAACGGATATTTTTTGTTGTTATAGAATACTTGGTCTTGTACTTTAGTAGCTTTATGTGGTTGACATTATTTTATCTTTGTCTCATAATCAATTTTATTAAGGTGTCGTTTTTTATTTATCTTCGTATGGTTTGTATGTTAGTTTTTTCTTTATATGCAATTCTACCCATTTAAatagattttaaataaaataacattgacgagccaagctcgagccgagctttggctcgtttaaagGATATTGAAACGAGCTCGAGCCAAaacgagctgagctcgagctttatgttttactcgcgagccgagctcgagctcaaattaGTATGCTCGAACCGagacgagctcgagctcgagcttcatgaAAACATGGCGAGCCGAGCTCGAACATAgtcgggctcgggctcggctcggctcggttacaCCCCTATTTAGTGGCTGTAACAGCCATGACCGATTGGAATATGATGGCTGAATAAGTAGGTAAATTAATCCACCATTATAGATGCCATATCTAAGTTACCACAACAAaattaaatagtaaaaaaaaagaaagattGTATAGATAGCAGTAGGTGGCCGCACCCTTTAAGGGTTGTTAGATGTAATTTTTTATGTTAAACACCCAACTACTTACATTCAATGCTCACTCATttaaaccctaatccttccccctataaataccacttataatcagCCTCCTTACCACTTTACAAACTCAAATCTTACTCCCAAATCACTCTAAATTCGCAGCGACATTAGAAGTTCGGACAGATTCAGCAAGCTttactaaagtgagcataactcactcgttTCTTGTCCGATTTActccattctttttcctatgttcTTGGATTGACCTTAGCTTCGATTCCATAGGTTTTTCatagtaaataagtccctggaattccggcaaaaaggctccaaagtcaaCTGTTCGTTTCTGTTTTCATTTAATCTTTGTTAAACTTAACCAAACTTGAGttttctcatctcaaacctatgtcctaatgctcataatcaaatgaatggttagttgggcttaaaaacaaggctgagacatgttaaatcagaggttaaaacctcacaaacattctgttttgtttagggtttttaacccacaagtgatgttcaagcattatgaaggtgtgattatggactaacttgggttgtccaacataaaatccccacattacttgatgatttctcatagtatAGTTGTTTGTATTATTGTATTATTCATAGTTTATGACCCTGCTTGTATGTTTTTatatcaagtgtagtggtgaaccataagaggtacctaaatggaagcttgttcttcctacctcctacatgatttccatgaaacttagaggtacctaaatggagatttaatcttctacctcatgcttgacaaTTGgacttattaatatatatatattacataaccTATATAATACATAAACATATTATCCGAATAATCGAATTTTTGATGACGAACTAGTATTCATATGTCAAGGTACTAGATTATATCATCCTAGACtttgataacttgtcacgattctaatggaaccttgttccatgaaacaTTTAAACTCCTtagagtttcctagtgtcaagaacaagtatcatatgtactagggggggggggtattgcacggacctcccggccgctggagtgatcccactccacaagctagcAACGTCCCAATGCTGCCTGGCGGTTAATACCCCATCCCGAGCTGAGTCCGTTTCCCTCTGGGAAGAAGGTGGCAGAATACCCCCTGcctggactcgaacccgggtctctgTGAAGAGTAGAGGTGGGACTCGAACCCTAGTATCATATGTACTAGGtgattattttcatatgttattttcatgttgtttaaattccaaatctaCACATCCCCTAATCTTAAATCCAAACCCGCTCATACACTAAatctcatcaactcgtcaatacttgggtaatcggaagacttag belongs to Helianthus annuus cultivar XRQ/B chromosome 5, HanXRQr2.0-SUNRISE, whole genome shotgun sequence and includes:
- the LOC110938967 gene encoding uncharacterized protein LOC110938967 isoform X1 codes for the protein MFKSSICCRLKLVIERQRAPAIVVSHEAVLRALYAYFADRPLKESPPHRDSIAYDNRDTNGSHRSRREKIQTHGLRHICAPS
- the LOC110938967 gene encoding 6-phosphofructo-2-kinase/fructose-2,6-bisphosphatase isoform X2; amino-acid sequence: MKQRLKLVIERQRAPAIVVSHEAVLRALYAYFADRPLKESPPHRDSIAYDNRDTNGSHRSRREKIQTHGLRHICAPR